One Brevibacterium spongiae DNA segment encodes these proteins:
- the thiL gene encoding thiamine-phosphate kinase, whose translation MTRLSELGESHIISRVLTGNPTSGNVIVGPGDDAAVTAPNGRLVSTADMLVENEDFTRDWLDWELLGRKAAAQNLADVCAMGALPHGLLVSLAVPADTDIASVEALYSGLIAEAERAGDELECTVPIIGGDLSSAGLIVVAITALGTVGETSAILRSGAQPGDSLYLAGTVGRAAAGLDLLFAGLRPGTAPPELSALITTQLAPRPDYGALLTLGAASAMIDVSDGLSTDLARIAAASGVGIDLDRALLQELIDPLLPAAEYVIAARADGAEVAPGPTVTADELAQSWVLDGGEDHGFAASALSSQCPGVGWRRIGEIRTGDDVSLDGTPVPTSGFSHFGK comes from the coding sequence ATGACCCGACTGTCCGAACTTGGCGAATCACACATCATCTCCCGCGTGCTCACCGGCAACCCCACCAGCGGGAACGTGATCGTCGGGCCCGGAGACGATGCTGCAGTGACCGCCCCGAACGGTCGGCTCGTCTCCACAGCGGACATGCTCGTGGAGAACGAGGACTTCACCCGCGACTGGTTGGACTGGGAACTGCTCGGCCGCAAGGCCGCGGCCCAGAACCTCGCCGATGTGTGCGCCATGGGCGCCCTCCCGCACGGGCTGCTCGTGTCCCTGGCAGTGCCCGCTGACACCGACATCGCGTCCGTCGAGGCCCTGTACTCCGGGCTGATCGCCGAGGCGGAGCGTGCAGGGGACGAGCTCGAGTGCACTGTGCCGATCATCGGCGGCGACCTGTCATCGGCGGGACTCATCGTCGTCGCGATCACCGCGCTCGGGACCGTGGGGGAGACGTCCGCGATCCTCCGCTCCGGGGCTCAGCCGGGCGACTCGCTCTACCTGGCAGGAACGGTGGGGCGGGCCGCCGCGGGACTCGACCTGCTCTTCGCCGGGCTCCGGCCGGGCACGGCACCACCCGAACTCTCGGCCCTCATCACCACCCAACTGGCCCCACGACCGGACTACGGCGCACTGCTCACACTGGGGGCCGCCTCGGCGATGATCGATGTCTCCGACGGACTGAGCACGGATCTGGCCCGCATCGCCGCCGCCTCCGGGGTCGGCATCGACCTCGACAGAGCCCTGCTGCAGGAGCTCATCGACCCCCTGCTGCCTGCCGCCGAGTACGTCATCGCCGCGCGGGCAGACGGTGCGGAAGTGGCGCCTGGCCCCACTGTGACAGCAGACGAACTGGCCCAGTCCTGGGTGCTCGACGGGGGAGAGGACCACGGCTTCGCCGCGTCGGCGCTGTCGAGTCAGTGCCCTGGAGTAGGCTGGCGGAGAATCGGAGAGATCCGCACCGGAGACGACGTCAGCCTCGACGGCACACCCGTGCCGACGAGCGGTTTCAGCCATTTCGGGAAGTGA
- a CDS encoding DUF3515 domain-containing protein produces MRSRPASTRRNARPAHRRRSLTVVAVATVLAGVALTGCSRTVIVEPAKDAANPKCADILLTLPDEIAGEKSRTTSSQGTKAWGDPNVAVLRCGVTPPGPTTDQCVSVSGVDWISKPAEDDDSTWKFTSYGRTPAVEVLVNRKAQSGNDVLAAISPTLSKFPPEAECVGAEDIAG; encoded by the coding sequence ATGAGATCTCGCCCTGCTTCGACGCGCCGTAATGCCCGGCCTGCGCACCGTCGTCGTTCTCTCACCGTCGTCGCTGTGGCCACTGTGCTCGCCGGGGTCGCATTGACCGGGTGCTCGCGAACCGTCATAGTCGAACCGGCCAAGGACGCTGCGAATCCGAAATGTGCCGATATCCTGCTCACCCTGCCCGATGAGATCGCCGGTGAGAAGTCGCGCACGACCTCCTCGCAGGGGACGAAGGCGTGGGGAGATCCCAATGTCGCAGTGCTGCGCTGCGGAGTCACACCGCCCGGTCCCACGACTGATCAGTGTGTGAGCGTGAGCGGGGTCGATTGGATCTCGAAGCCGGCAGAAGACGACGATTCGACGTGGAAGTTCACAAGCTACGGGCGCACACCTGCCGTCGAAGTCCTCGTCAACCGCAAGGCGCAGTCCGGCAATGATGTGCTCGCTGCGATCTCGCCGACCCTGTCGAAGTTCCCGCCCGAGGCCGAATGCGTCGGCGCCGAGGACATCGCCGGCTAG
- a CDS encoding D-alanine--D-alanine ligase family protein, translating to MADNDHRPLVAVLFGGRSSEHSVSCVTAAGVIGAIDTEAFDVLPIGITKTGVWRIVDDWASMRFDPQAMPEVTDNGTEVIPPLSADGAPLLARDAEGHYSELGAVDVFFPVLHGRFGEDGTLQGLFELSDTAFVGSGVFSSAASMDKHYTKSLMAQAGIPTCPWELVTETMWETDRSDVESRVAGLGLPVFVKPARAGSSMGVSRVAEAADLAAALTGAFEHDSKVIVEPEVSGREVECAVLGSLYDTELRVSSPGEISVTGDHSFYDFDAKYLDLADAEVTCPAELDEQVTARVQELAASVFRLFDCTGLARVDTFVTDTGEVVINELNTLPGFTPTSAYPYMWAQSGVEYSELISELISIALVDHARGK from the coding sequence ATGGCAGACAACGATCACCGGCCCCTCGTCGCAGTTCTCTTCGGCGGCCGTTCGAGCGAACATTCCGTCAGCTGCGTCACCGCGGCCGGAGTGATCGGTGCCATCGACACGGAAGCCTTCGACGTCCTGCCGATCGGCATCACGAAGACCGGTGTGTGGCGGATCGTCGACGACTGGGCGAGCATGCGCTTCGACCCGCAGGCAATGCCCGAGGTCACCGACAACGGCACCGAGGTGATCCCGCCGCTCTCAGCCGACGGGGCTCCGCTGCTGGCCCGCGACGCGGAAGGACACTATTCCGAACTGGGCGCGGTCGACGTGTTCTTCCCGGTCCTGCACGGACGCTTCGGTGAGGACGGAACCCTGCAGGGCCTGTTCGAACTCAGCGACACCGCGTTCGTCGGCTCCGGAGTGTTCTCATCCGCGGCGAGCATGGACAAGCACTATACGAAGTCGCTCATGGCCCAGGCCGGGATCCCCACCTGCCCGTGGGAGCTCGTCACCGAGACGATGTGGGAGACCGACCGCAGTGACGTCGAGAGCCGTGTGGCCGGTCTCGGCCTGCCCGTGTTCGTCAAACCCGCCCGCGCGGGTTCGTCCATGGGCGTGAGCCGAGTCGCCGAGGCGGCCGACCTCGCAGCCGCTCTGACCGGCGCATTCGAACACGACTCCAAGGTCATCGTCGAACCCGAGGTCAGCGGCCGTGAGGTCGAATGCGCTGTGCTCGGTTCGCTCTATGACACGGAGCTGCGTGTCTCCTCACCGGGCGAGATCAGCGTCACCGGGGACCATTCCTTCTACGACTTCGACGCGAAGTACCTCGACCTCGCCGATGCCGAGGTGACCTGCCCTGCCGAGCTCGACGAGCAGGTGACGGCTCGCGTGCAGGAACTGGCCGCCTCGGTGTTCCGGCTCTTCGACTGCACCGGTCTGGCCCGCGTCGACACCTTCGTCACGGACACCGGCGAGGTCGTCATCAACGAACTCAACACGCTGCCCGGATTCACCCCCACCTCGGCGTACCCCTATATGTGGGCGCAGTCAGGTGTCGAATACTCCGAGCTCATCAGCGAACTCATCTCCATCGCCCTGGTCGATCACGCCCGCGGGAAGTGA
- a CDS encoding YbhB/YbcL family Raf kinase inhibitor-like protein has product MSANSPFYNLPELPTFTLTSTDIEDGGVLTGPQLSGAMGVDGGEDVSPQLSWSGFPEETKAFAVTCFDPDAPTGSGFWHWVVTDLDASVTSLDANAGDPSANLLPAGAVTLRNDAGEPRFVGAAPPEGHGPHRYFFIVTALAEPLGIDDSASPAFAGFNMFFKGIARAWLECTFELK; this is encoded by the coding sequence ATGAGCGCCAACTCACCGTTCTACAACCTTCCCGAACTCCCGACCTTCACGCTGACCAGCACCGACATCGAAGACGGTGGGGTGCTCACCGGTCCGCAGCTCTCCGGCGCCATGGGCGTGGACGGCGGCGAGGACGTCTCCCCGCAGCTGTCCTGGTCCGGTTTCCCCGAGGAGACCAAGGCCTTCGCCGTGACCTGCTTCGACCCCGATGCCCCGACCGGATCGGGTTTCTGGCACTGGGTCGTCACCGACCTCGACGCCTCGGTCACCAGCCTCGACGCCAATGCCGGCGACCCGAGCGCGAACCTGCTGCCTGCGGGTGCTGTGACCCTGCGCAACGACGCCGGGGAGCCCCGCTTCGTCGGTGCCGCACCACCGGAGGGACACGGCCCGCACCGCTACTTCTTCATCGTCACCGCCTTGGCCGAACCGCTGGGCATCGACGACTCCGCCTCGCCCGCCTTCGCCGGTTTCAATATGTTCTTCAAGGGCATCGCACGGGCGTGGCTGGAATGCACGTTCGAGCTCAAGTGA